AAAAGACGCCGTAGCCGTTCATTGGGCGAGTTCCGACTCGCTTTGGCCGGCGCCGCTCGTCGCCCAAACCATCGCGCCCGGCGACCGAAAGCCGCCGATGCCGTTTTGCGTGGGGGTTATGCTCAGCCGCGACGCCGACGGCGGCGTGTCGGGCATGACGCGAGGGCTTGCCGCCTTCGGCCTCATGGAGATCGAGGCCGGAGGTTTTCAGGGCGACCCGCGCCAGCTCAACGGCTTGATGCTCGATCTCGCCGGCTATCTGATCGAGGCGGGGCCTGTCATCAAGGACGGCGATACGATCGGGCCGGACGCCGCGACAAAGATCATCGTGCGGCATGAAACGTCCGGCTTCGTGCCCGGACGGCCGGTCTATCGCCTTCATTTTCAGGGGAAGGGCGGCGCATGATGCAGGCGGCTGAAGTATCGGCGGAGACTCGGCGCATGCGCGGACGAAAGCCGAAGGCGCCTCAATTTTACAGGTTCGACGCGGCGCTCACTGACCGGCCGCCATTCTTCAAGCTGGCGAATAGGGAGCGCTTGCAGGCATGCGGTTCGCTGCTTGCCGAGCCTGGCTGGCCGGATGGCTATGCGCGGCTGACGCGTCACCCCTGGCGACTTCCGGACTATCGGGAGCCGCCGCTGCTCCTGTTCGACAAGAAGTTCGGCCGCCCGGCGCGTGACGTCGAGAATCAGGACGGTCTCTGGTTCGTCACCTCCGCGATGAAGGCCTTTCTGGAGAATGTCGATCCGGGGGCCTGCGAGTATCGCAAATGCGACACCGTATGGACGTCGGGCGAAGCGGGGCCGGAATATTGGCTCTGTTCGGTCATCCGAATGCTTTTCGGACGGGACGTGATCGACGTCGACAAGTCGACGAAGGTCAAGGTTCGGATCGAGCCGGACGGCTTTCCAACGTATCAGACGATTTCAGACCGTTCTGTGCACCTCAAGCCTGAAGTCGTTGGCGCCGCACATCTGTTCCGAATTGTCGAGATGGGGCGAGGCGTCTACTGCGACCAATTCGTGAAAGATTCATACAAAGCGGCCGGCCTGAAAGGCGCGGACATCTACAAGATTGGCGTCGAGTGAAGTTGGCAAAAAGTGGCGTATTGGTGATGAATTCAACGCAGAAAATGCTAGAAATTTAGAGGCATGCAATGGAAGAGGCACATCATATTATCGAGCAAAAGTTCGAGATAATATTCGGCGATTTCTTAGAGAGGTGGTTTGATTTTAAAATCCAATCGCCCGCCAATCTGATCAATCTCCCGGCGAGTGACGCCGACGCGCTACGCCTCCTGAGGGACGAAGGTGTCCATGCCTCGCCGCACACTGGGCGACACTTGCGCATCTATACTCAGAGCGTCAAAAGCAGCTTAGAAGCAATTGAAACCTATCTCACCAAAAATCCTGGTGAAGTTGATAATGCCAAGAAAGCTTTCGAAACGCTGGTGTCGGGCTTGAAGGACAGTTTGAAGCATAAGGTCGGCGAAGAACTCTACGGGCGGCTTTACACAAACGCTAACAAACTGCTGGATGACACTCTCCCGAAAAACGCAAAAGGCGAAGTTACAAACGCCGGCAAGGCTCTGGCGCGCGCGGCGGCTACTAAAGAAAATACCCAGACTCTTGAAAGGCTGAGCGCCGCCGTCGCGCAACATCTGACGCCTCCGAATAGTGGCGTTACAACTATCGTCGGCCGCATTGCGGCGGCCGTCGGAATTTCCTCTGCTGGAGATGCCCTTGCCGTAGGCGCAAAGTTTGTGGGAGGATTCGCTGGGCTCCCAGTGACCGTTGCGAGTTTTGTGCTCGAACCCTCTCCAGCGGGAGATGGTTCGGCAATATGGGGACCTGGCGCCAGTCCCCATCCTGAAGGGTCGGTTGAGTTCTTCAACCCTGGCGCGGCGAGATCCCAACTCGACGTGACAGGCCCAGGAAGCTCCTCCTTTGGCAAGGATTACGGCGATGGCAATCTGCCAGGGAACGGCATTTATTTCGCTCCGGGTAACTCGGTCACGCCCGGCTTCGGAAGCGGTCTCTTCGGCGACGCGACGAGCGGGCTGGGCGGTCTCTTCGACGACACGACCAGCGCGCTGGGGAATCTCCTCGGTTCGGCCAATTATTCCTTTGGCTTCATCGACAACGGCTTCATGTTCGGCGTGAACTGGGGCGGCTATCAGGGGCAGAATATCAATTTGCCCGACTTCGGAAAGCCTGTGCTGCCCTTTGACGGCGGCGGATCGCAGGGTGGGTGGAGCTTCGGCTTCAACAGCCTCGGCGACCTCGGCCGCATGGCGCAAGGATTCTGGTCGGATACGAAGGCGCTGTTCTCGAGCGTCGGCAATTTCTTCGGCAATATCTTTGGCGGCATCGGCGATTTCTTCAGCAGCATCTTTCCGGTGGCGCTCGATTTGAACGGCGACGGCGTGCAGCTGACGCCGGTGACCTCGTCGAACACTTTTTTCGACATGGCGGGCGACGGCTATCAGCATTTGACCGCCTGGGCCGCTCCAGGCGACGCGCTTTTGGCCTATGACGCCAACAATGACGGGAAGATCGACCAACAGAACGAAATCGACTTCACGCAATGGGACCCGACGGCGACCTCCGACATGCAGGCGCTGCGCGACGTGTTCGACAGCGACCATGACGGAAAGCTCAGCGCCAGCGACGCGAAGTTCTCGCAGTTCAAGCTGATCGTCAGCAACGCCGACGGCACGCAGACGCTGCAGACGCTGGCGCAGGCGGGGATCGCCTCGATCAATCTCATCGAGGACCAGACGAGCCGCACCTTCGCCGACGGCTCGTCGATCGACGGCCAGACGAGTTTCACCCGTACCAACGGAACGACGGGAACGGCGGCGACGGTCACGCTCGTATATGACGCTGCAGGCGCCGCCCTGCGCTCGACGACGACGCAAAACGCCGACGGCTCCAAGACCATCGACAATAAGTCGCTCAATGCGGATGGGAGCGTCGCCAGCGAGCGGATTCTGACGACCTCGGCGGATGGCAAGACGAAGACGCTGTCGGTCGATCTCGATGGCGACGGGGTGATCGACCAGATCCAGACCTCCGTTACGGTGGTCAACGCCAACGGCTCGAAGACGGAAACGGTGACCGACAAGACCGCCGGCGGCGCGGTTTTGGCCCGAAGGGCGACGACGACCAGCGCAGACGGTAAGTCGATCACGATTCAGACCGACCCGGACGGCGGCGGCGTCTGGACCCGCGTCGAGACGATCGTCGTGGCCGCTGACGGCTCACGCACCAACACAGTCTCGAACTTCAACGTCAACGGGTCGCTCATTGACAAAACGATTGTGACGACGAGCGCAAACGGGCTGACAAGCCAGACGCAGACAGACGTCAATGGCGACGCCGTTTTCGATTTAACCACGAACGACGCCGTCGTGGTCAACGCGGACGGCAGCCGCATCGAGACGGTCAGGGAGACGAACGCTAATGGCTCCCTGCGCGACGCCTGGGTGAAGACCACCAGCGCTGACGGACTTTCGAAGACGACAGTCTTCGATCTCGACGGCAATGCAACGACAGATCTGACCACCACGGAAGTCGTCGTGAAGAACGCCGACGGCTCGTATTCGACGACGATCAGCGACTTGAATCGCGACGGCTCGCTCCGGGATCGCACGAAAACCCTGCTTTCGGCCGATAATCTGTCTTTGACAACGCAGGTGGACGCCAATGGCGACGGCGTGTGGGACGTGACGACCACGGACGTCACGATCATCAACGCCGATGGCAGCCGGACGCAGACCGTGACAAATTTGAACGCGGATGGCTCCAAGCGCGACAAGACGGTGATCGCCAAGGCGGCGGATGGCCGGTCACGGACGATCCAGATCGACCAGAACGGCGACGCGATCTGGGACAGCGTCGAAACCATCGTCGTTGCGGCGAATGGCTCGAGCGTCGATACGACGACCAGATACAACAGCAACGGCAGCATCATCGACAAGTCGATCGTCTCGACGAGCGCCGACGGGCTGACGCGAACCAGCCAAATCGACGCCAATAACGACGCAATCATCGATCTGACCACGACGGAGACGACGGTAAAGAACGCCGATGGCTCGTCCACCCAGACGACTGCGAACAAGGCGAACAACGGCGCGCTGAAAGACAAAACGATCACGACGACGAGTGCGAACGGGCTGAATGTCTCGACGCAGCTGGACATCGACGGCAATGGAACGATCGACCAGACAATTGCCGATGTGACGGTGGTCAACGCGGACGGCAGCCGCACGGAGACGATCACGCAGACGAACGGCAATGCATCGTTGCGCTCGAAAACAGTCGTGTCGACAAGCGCCGACCACAAGACGGTGACCACGACCGCGGATTTGAACGGCGACGGCGTGACGGACGTCATAGAGAGCGTTGTGACCGCGACGAGCGGGCTCACGACCGACACCGTCTCAGAATATAATCCGAACGGAACCTTGCGCGCCCGGACAGTTTCAACCGTCAACGCCACTGGCCTGTCGAAGACCGCGCAGAGCGATGTGAACGGCGACGGCGTGTGGGACACGACGGTTACGGACACGACCGTGCTTTACGCGGACGGCAGTCGCATCGAAACAGCGTTGACCAAAAACGCCAATGGCTCCCTGCGGTCAAAGATCGTTGCGACAACGAACGCCACGGGCCTGTCCGTCACGACGCAATCCGACGTCAACGGCGACGGCGTGAACGAATTGACGACGACAGATGTGACCGTGCTCAACGCCGATGGAAGTAAGACTGAAACGGTCACTGATTTCAACGCCAGTGGGACGAGGCGCGATCAGACAGTCATCGTGACCAGCGACGATGGGCTTTCGGTCACAACCTCCATGGATCTCGACGGCAATGGGAGCGTCGACCGAATTCGCACGGATGTCACCACGCTGAACGCCGATGGCGGCCAAGTGGAGACGATTACGGACAAGAATGGCGACGGCACGCTGAGGGACAAGATTGTAATAGCGGTAAGCGACGATGGGCGAACGAAAACGATCTCCAGCGACCTGAATGGCGACGGGCAGAACGACAGCGTCGAAACGATTTCGGTCGGCGCGAACGGCTACACTGTCGATACGGTCGTCGATTACAATCCTAATGGCTCCCTACGGGACAAAACTGTCGTTCAGACAAGCGCCAATGGCCTGTCGGTGCAAACACAAACGGACGTCGACGGCGACGGCGTTTGGGACGTGACCCGGATGGAGGGGACCGTCCTCAACGCCGACGGAACCAGATACGAGGTTGTCGCCGATCTGAATTCGAATGGCTCGAAGCGCGCCCAGAAATTAATCTGGACGAGCGCGAATGGGCTCTCGAAGACGGTTTATATGGACGTCAACGGCGACGGAGCATGGGACACCACCATGTGGGATGTCGTCGCGCTGAATGCGGACGGTTCAAAGACGGAGATTTCTTCGGAGACGAACGCCAATGGCGCCCTCAGGGGCAGGTCCATCACAACGACGAGTTCTGACGGCAAAACCACCTCTATCAACCGAGACGTCGATGGTGACGGAATAACCGATCAGACCGAAACGATCGCCCTCCAGGCCAATGGAGACACCGTCGACACACTTTCAGACCTGTCCAGAACAGGCGCGCTGCAGAGCAAGCGCATCACGACAACCAGCGCCAACGGGCTTGTCGCGACAGTCACCTATGACAACAACGGCGATGGAGCCGTCGACCGGACGGAAACTGACGTCACCGTCTTAAACAGCGACGGAAGCCGCGTGGAGACCTACACGGACTACAATGGAACAACAGCCGGCGCCGTCGTCGAGCGGATCGTGAAGACTGTCAGCGCGAGCGGTTTGATCGTGACGACCGAGCGTACGGGCGTGAACGGCTATGAGACGCTCAATTCCTATGCAACGGACACAACTGTTCTGAACGCCGATGGCTCGACGACGGAGACGGTCGCCGTATCGGCGACCGCGGGCGGCGCGCTCAAGACCAAGGTCGTCACGTCGACGAGCGCCAACGGCCTTTCGAAGACGACACAAACCGACGTCAACGCCGACGGGCGGTTTGACGTGACGGATACGACGGTGACCAATGTCGACGGGAGCCGGGTCGAGACGCTTATCAATCTGAACATGGACGGGACGTTGCGCCAGAAGGACGTTTTGACGACGAGCCGTGACGGCCTGACGCAGGGCCTTCAGCGGGACACGAACGGCGACGGCGTCTTCGATCATTTTGAAGCCAAATCGCGTAACGCTGACGGCTCGACCTCCGACATCGTTTGGGACACGACCGCCGCCGGCGCGTTGACCTCGAAAATCAGCACAACGCTGAGCGACGACCAGTTGTCAAAGACAACGTCGGTCGATTCGAATGGCGATGGCGTGGTGGATTTGAGCCGAAGCCAAACGACCGTGCTGAACGTCGACGGTAGCCAAACGATCACGGTCGCGGATTACGGCTCTGCGGGGATTTTGCGCGACCGGACAGTGACGACGGTGAGCGCCGATGGTCTCACCAAGGTGTCGAAGATCGATGTGAGTGGCCGCGGAACATCACTCGAGACGCAAAATGATGTCACCCTACTAAAAGCGGACGGCAGCAGCACGCGCACGCTCACGAACACCTATGCCGACGGAACGATCAAGGATCAGATTGTAACAACGACGAGCGACAACGGCTTGACCACGAATATTGTCACGAGGGGCTATGGGGCGATCGCAGAGGCCAACGAGACGATCACGATTGCGGCGGACGGCGCGAAGACCGATACGGTCTCCTTGACTTATTCGAATTCGAGCTTGACGACGACCGTCACGACAACGACGAGCGCAGATGGATTGATCATCACCTCCCATGAAACTGGCACGGGGATGGGATGGCAACAGGGCCCTCCACTTTACGTCTATGGCAACCCTATCCCGACCGTTGGCCTAGCGGTCAAGAGCGTCGACGTCACAAGCACGAAGGTCTACGTTCCAAGCTCCAACGGTAGCTATGCTTGGTATGTAACATCGCCCGACAGCTATTCGATTAGCCTCCTTGGCCTCAGTTCGGGATATCTCGGCGCTTATGCGTCGCATTCGATTGACGAGAATGGCGTGGACACCTGGGTGTGGAATGAAAGCCCAACATCGACCTTTAGCCTGTATGGGTACACATTCAGCACCTACAACGGCGGCGGAGCGAAATCGATTACGATTGACGTTGCTTCCGAGCAAAAGTTCGTCGCGATGGCCGAGCGCATGTACGACACGCTCCTCAACCGGGACATGAGCGAGAGCGAAAAGCAGTTTCTCGCGGACTATATTACGACGAGCGGCGCTGGGGCGGAGTTCGATCTCAATAAGCTCGCTGCCGACGTCATGACGAACAAGACCTATTTACCGACTCCGGCAGGAGCGGTCGCTCTAGGGAGCTTGCCGCCGCCGACGGAATTTATCGGCAAATATGGCGCTCTAACGGACGCCGAATTCATTGAACAGATGTCCCAGAACGCTCTCGGCCGCTACGCTACGCTGGCGGAGCTGAATAATTATCTCTCTCAGCTCAAGGCCGGGACGGTTACTCGCGCCGATATCGCTGTCGCCCTGTCGGAAAGTTCAGAACATGTCGCCGACGGCAACGTCCATGAGACGACAAACAACACGGTGAGCGGTGGGCAACTGGTTTCTATCGATCACACGACCGACAAGCAGGTTGCGACGGATATTCTAGGGCAACTCTATTACGCTGCGTTGAAACGTACCATGACCGGCGCTGAAATCGCTGCACAGCTGCCGAGGATTCTCAACGGATCGGCGACGGAGTTTCAGATCGCCGGCGAACTCATCGCGTCTTCGGAATTCGCTACGAAATACGGAACGACGACCGATGCAGCCTTCGTCAATCTCGTATTTACCAACGTCTATGGCCGAGCGCCGACGTCGACGGAGTCTCAAACCTGGGCCGGCATGCTGACCGCCGGGACAATTTCAAGGGCGGATTTACTTGATTCGGTTGCGCGCACAATCGATCACGCCACCCTTGGCGGCGTCAACGTCACTGCGATCTACGTGACGAATACCGGCGCAACGGTCAACACGGCCTTGACCCCCGTGATTTTCGAAAATGGATCTGGCGGAACGGTCTCGAGCAGCGGAAACGCCATCACCCTCAAATCGAACACAAATGTCACGGTCAATGGCTCCAATGATCCGGTCGCCGTGATAGGGACCGGCAATCAACTGACCGTGAACTCCGGAAACGTCACCGTCGACGCCTCCGCCAGCGCGACTGTCACTGGATCAGCCAATAAGCTCGCGACCGACGTAAACGCGACTTTGTCGGTTGCAGGTCACGACAACGTCGTCAATGCCGGCGGCGGTTCCACAGTGAACGTCGCAGGCGGCGTAATTAGCACTGTCGTGATTGGCTGGAATTGGGTGTGGGGATGGCCAGTCGCGATCTATGGCACGGAGAATCATACGAATACGATCAACATCAGTGGCGGCAAGGTCAACATTGCCGCCGGCGACACCGATACGATTAACGGTTCAAATAATGATATTGCCCTTCTCGGGTCCTCAACGATCACGGAGAATGGCAACAACAACAATTTCGTGTTCCATCCAGGGTTCGGGACGGATGTGATCTCTGGTTTCGATGCGTCGGACACGTTGCAATTTGATCATGCGATCTTTGCGGATTGGTCGCATCTTCTTGCCGCTTCATCTCAACAGGGAGCAGATACGCGTATCACGTTCGACGCAAATAACACGATCACTCTCAGCAACGTCTCTCTGTCGAGTCTGACTCAATCGCAAGTGCAATTCGTGTAAACGGAGGAGACGCTGGCGAAGCTCTAATGGGCGAAATGAATGTCTTATGGGAGGAGCAGGCGTCGCCAGGAGTCGGTTCTGGGGGAGCGATTGGGGAATGGGCGATTAGGAGCGCATGGTCTATGCGGCAGGCCGCCCAACTTGTCTTCAAGCAATCTGATTGCGCGAGTTAGGGTCGGCTGGGAGTCGTGGCAGCAGCGCTCGACGTCGGATCGCGCGATATCAGTCTAAGCGGATTCGGCGGGTTTCTCTCTGATTCATATGGGCCATCGCCATGCTGCGTGGATATTGCGCAAGACTTTCTCGACCTCCAAATTGTTCCCTTCGTCAGGTCGGTTCAGTAGGAAAGACATGAACAGGCGAAGTCCCTTTACATATGAGGCAGGAGGTAATAACGGGAAGCAGATCATAGCTTTAAGGTTCGGCTGAAAATGCACGATGCTGCGGCGGATGAAACCGCGCCGACCGAAGAAAGGCCCCATGAAGAGCCGGCGGGGCGCCTTGAAGACTCCGGGTTGCAGGGCCTTTGCGGGATCGCCGCCTACTATCGCATTGTCGCTAGCCCTGATCAGATCCGGCGGGAACTCGCGCTTCACGGAACGAGCGTCAGTTGCGAAGACCTCGTGCGAGCCGCCGTTCTTATCGGGCTCAAAGCGCGCTTAATTCGTCCCATACATAAGCAAAGGCTTGCCGCTCTCCCTTCGCCTGCGATCGTTCGAACGCGAATTGGCCGATTCGAAATCTTTGGCGGCAAAATGCCTTCTGGCGATTATCGCCTCGTCGATCCGATCACGCGCGCGGATCGTAGCCTTCCCCTAGATCAAATCCATGAGGTGATCGACGCGGTAATTCTTGTTTCTCGTAGACTTGGCGGCGCAGGCGTCGAGCCCAAACATTTTAGTCTTCGCTGGTTTCTACCTTCGATTTGGCGCTATCGTCGGCCGTTGCTTCACGTCCTCGTCGCATCGTTCTTTGTGCAAATCTTTGCCCTGGTGACGCCGCTTTTCTTCCAGGTCGTTATCGACAAAGTCCTCAGCCACAGGGGCTACGATACGCTCTTCGTTATGATCGGCGGACTGGCGGTTATCGGCGCTTTCGACGTTGTGCTTCAGTATTTGCGCACATACGC
Above is a genomic segment from Methylocystis rosea containing:
- a CDS encoding DUF4261 domain-containing protein, which encodes MSSSTTESMLAIVMTAGEGLPSNAGLAQAIKARIPNIVIPSEILADQNGTLVFLYEDYMFAVGKVDAPCPISKDDPCVQFAWYWPDAWEAVSTHKAHLLPSVSGGADAKRRATLHGQLVAAVVEATKDAVAVHWASSDSLWPAPLVAQTIAPGDRKPPMPFCVGVMLSRDADGGVSGMTRGLAAFGLMEIEAGGFQGDPRQLNGLMLDLAGYLIEAGPVIKDGDTIGPDAATKIIVRHETSGFVPGRPVYRLHFQGKGGA
- a CDS encoding imm11 family protein — its product is MMQAAEVSAETRRMRGRKPKAPQFYRFDAALTDRPPFFKLANRERLQACGSLLAEPGWPDGYARLTRHPWRLPDYREPPLLLFDKKFGRPARDVENQDGLWFVTSAMKAFLENVDPGACEYRKCDTVWTSGEAGPEYWLCSVIRMLFGRDVIDVDKSTKVKVRIEPDGFPTYQTISDRSVHLKPEVVGAAHLFRIVEMGRGVYCDQFVKDSYKAAGLKGADIYKIGVE
- a CDS encoding beta strand repeat-containing protein, with the translated sequence MTVASFVLEPSPAGDGSAIWGPGASPHPEGSVEFFNPGAARSQLDVTGPGSSSFGKDYGDGNLPGNGIYFAPGNSVTPGFGSGLFGDATSGLGGLFDDTTSALGNLLGSANYSFGFIDNGFMFGVNWGGYQGQNINLPDFGKPVLPFDGGGSQGGWSFGFNSLGDLGRMAQGFWSDTKALFSSVGNFFGNIFGGIGDFFSSIFPVALDLNGDGVQLTPVTSSNTFFDMAGDGYQHLTAWAAPGDALLAYDANNDGKIDQQNEIDFTQWDPTATSDMQALRDVFDSDHDGKLSASDAKFSQFKLIVSNADGTQTLQTLAQAGIASINLIEDQTSRTFADGSSIDGQTSFTRTNGTTGTAATVTLVYDAAGAALRSTTTQNADGSKTIDNKSLNADGSVASERILTTSADGKTKTLSVDLDGDGVIDQIQTSVTVVNANGSKTETVTDKTAGGAVLARRATTTSADGKSITIQTDPDGGGVWTRVETIVVAADGSRTNTVSNFNVNGSLIDKTIVTTSANGLTSQTQTDVNGDAVFDLTTNDAVVVNADGSRIETVRETNANGSLRDAWVKTTSADGLSKTTVFDLDGNATTDLTTTEVVVKNADGSYSTTISDLNRDGSLRDRTKTLLSADNLSLTTQVDANGDGVWDVTTTDVTIINADGSRTQTVTNLNADGSKRDKTVIAKAADGRSRTIQIDQNGDAIWDSVETIVVAANGSSVDTTTRYNSNGSIIDKSIVSTSADGLTRTSQIDANNDAIIDLTTTETTVKNADGSSTQTTANKANNGALKDKTITTTSANGLNVSTQLDIDGNGTIDQTIADVTVVNADGSRTETITQTNGNASLRSKTVVSTSADHKTVTTTADLNGDGVTDVIESVVTATSGLTTDTVSEYNPNGTLRARTVSTVNATGLSKTAQSDVNGDGVWDTTVTDTTVLYADGSRIETALTKNANGSLRSKIVATTNATGLSVTTQSDVNGDGVNELTTTDVTVLNADGSKTETVTDFNASGTRRDQTVIVTSDDGLSVTTSMDLDGNGSVDRIRTDVTTLNADGGQVETITDKNGDGTLRDKIVIAVSDDGRTKTISSDLNGDGQNDSVETISVGANGYTVDTVVDYNPNGSLRDKTVVQTSANGLSVQTQTDVDGDGVWDVTRMEGTVLNADGTRYEVVADLNSNGSKRAQKLIWTSANGLSKTVYMDVNGDGAWDTTMWDVVALNADGSKTEISSETNANGALRGRSITTTSSDGKTTSINRDVDGDGITDQTETIALQANGDTVDTLSDLSRTGALQSKRITTTSANGLVATVTYDNNGDGAVDRTETDVTVLNSDGSRVETYTDYNGTTAGAVVERIVKTVSASGLIVTTERTGVNGYETLNSYATDTTVLNADGSTTETVAVSATAGGALKTKVVTSTSANGLSKTTQTDVNADGRFDVTDTTVTNVDGSRVETLINLNMDGTLRQKDVLTTSRDGLTQGLQRDTNGDGVFDHFEAKSRNADGSTSDIVWDTTAAGALTSKISTTLSDDQLSKTTSVDSNGDGVVDLSRSQTTVLNVDGSQTITVADYGSAGILRDRTVTTVSADGLTKVSKIDVSGRGTSLETQNDVTLLKADGSSTRTLTNTYADGTIKDQIVTTTSDNGLTTNIVTRGYGAIAEANETITIAADGAKTDTVSLTYSNSSLTTTVTTTTSADGLIITSHETGTGMGWQQGPPLYVYGNPIPTVGLAVKSVDVTSTKVYVPSSNGSYAWYVTSPDSYSISLLGLSSGYLGAYASHSIDENGVDTWVWNESPTSTFSLYGYTFSTYNGGGAKSITIDVASEQKFVAMAERMYDTLLNRDMSESEKQFLADYITTSGAGAEFDLNKLAADVMTNKTYLPTPAGAVALGSLPPPTEFIGKYGALTDAEFIEQMSQNALGRYATLAELNNYLSQLKAGTVTRADIAVALSESSEHVADGNVHETTNNTVSGGQLVSIDHTTDKQVATDILGQLYYAALKRTMTGAEIAAQLPRILNGSATEFQIAGELIASSEFATKYGTTTDAAFVNLVFTNVYGRAPTSTESQTWAGMLTAGTISRADLLDSVARTIDHATLGGVNVTAIYVTNTGATVNTALTPVIFENGSGGTVSSSGNAITLKSNTNVTVNGSNDPVAVIGTGNQLTVNSGNVTVDASASATVTGSANKLATDVNATLSVAGHDNVVNAGGGSTVNVAGGVISTVVIGWNWVWGWPVAIYGTENHTNTINISGGKVNIAAGDTDTINGSNNDIALLGSSTITENGNNNNFVFHPGFGTDVISGFDASDTLQFDHAIFADWSHLLAASSQQGADTRITFDANNTITLSNVSLSSLTQSQVQFV